ctaaggggcATGTatgatatattttaggaatagtggctaaccctcttaagcactttaacacatcacatgataaactttaagcgcaaattcttcaatccacttcaatttcacaaacaatatcacccccaaaaatatttctttttctttaagcactactttacttTATacaccactagcaagaacaagacaacaatttatttgCCTAcatacattttttttcttttttttcagtttttttaactATTCTTTTTCCGTTTTtaattttcgctagtggtgtattattttacaaaataagtgcacattTCTTTTTTTCATTGGTTCTACTCGAAAACCACCCCACTTTCCCTCCTTCTTTTAGCGttcattttacaattaaagtgcttaagCGGTAAACGGATAAAAAAgtatcaattaagaacaaaaaagaTATAAGCTTGTAATGTGtgtaccaaataaaagtctatatgCTCAAAAAATTTAattagggatagattttatttgtgataagcaattatttggaaattttatggccaaaaaatgatttcgaaaaaagtaaaaatatttcgaaaaaagtgaaaaaattcttatgtccaaacgagcTCTTAGTGTGCTGTCTTGGTTCGTTTCCCCCTCCAATATTTGCTCAAACGTTTTTTGATAGTAGTGCCCCGCAACTTCAAATTATGGATCCGCTTCTAATTAggattcttttttttctttaaatagaaattttagatttttttttcttcttttttccttttccttgGTGTCAAAATTATGTCCAATAACAAACGTTATCACCAGTCATAAGCTGACCGGGACTGAGCACAGCGGAGCTGAGCGGCTGAGAAGATGAGCTCCATCACCACCATGGCCACCGGCGGGAGCAGCTCCGTTTTTCTCTCTGTACCAACGCCACCATCACAAAAATTACCAGTTTTATTACACAAACAACTTTCTTTTACAAACAACAAGTACTGGTCTACATTGTGTTTAAGTCATGGGAATTGTTTGTTAGAGTCTTATCCTTTTCTATGTTCTTCTTCCACATCTTCAACTCCTCTTGTtacagaagaagaaaaacaagacgACGAAGTGAAAGAAAATGGGTCTACTGATAATGTTCTGGAATCTACTTCAGTTTTACCTCCCGGGTATGCTCAATTTTTCTGCTTCATTTCATTTCTTGAATTTTACCCCCTTTTTTGGGGAAAGTTGCAGCTAGTTATTTTTATTTGATAAAGTAAAGCCTATGCTTTAGGAATGTTTAAAAAGTACCTATTAGGAATGTGTGATCACAGGACTAAAAATCTAAATTGGTAGAGATGATacttttattcatttattttagTCTTAGAACAGACCTCTATCTCTATTTTGTTTATGACATAAATTCACGAGGAGCAGTGGGCAGTGGCTAGTGGCGAAGCCAGAAATTGTACAAAGGGTGTTCAAGTTTTAATACAGGTCAAATGTCCAAATATGtccttgtactatacgaaattgagcacatttgacATTCGTTAATATTTTAGCTCAAATATACTCTtgccgtcacatagttggtccatatatgcccttagagttacacagttggcccatatatgcccttttcgaaacgaaATTCACACAAACTAATtaactctttcgttaattgtattaaagtgtattacaaacactatttcctttttattagtacttttttctttacctttctcttttctttcttcttttttcttttcctttttctttctcccttatctgTTTCCTCCATTAccgatgtcttctccattttcgtcaccaatttcacttgacaaaactcatgaattccaattactaagaaaattctcccataaagtaatcaagttccaatttcactaGCCCTCTAAATAAACTAaattaaattattccaaaaattatggtttaaactttaaaataataaaaacatctcaacctttaacaatactcaaaagaccaaaatatttaaattgtttccagaaagataatttaatgattaaaagcctagagttcaagttgtagtgttataaatttgagttgttagtctttttttattttttttcagctggacattttctattttttttattaactatgtaaattaaaggtgtacatggaacgggttgattcagtttttatcaaaaccaaaccaaaccaattatatcggtttggattgttcggTTTTCTTGGATTTTTCgagttttttgttacataaatattatttcaatcttactttgttaaattttttagaactaaatatatgttcagtaaaaattaaaaaattgataaacatatgatctattaaaatattcttacgcgagaattttcttagtaattggaattcatgagttttgtcaagtgaaattggtgacgaaaatggagaagacatcggtaatggaggaaatcggataagggagaaagaaaaaggaaaaaaaaagagaagaaaagaagaaagaagaaagaaaagagataggtaaagaaaaaaagtactaataaaaaggaaatagtatttgtaatacactttaatacaattaacgaaatagctaattagtttgggtggattccgttttgaaaagggcatatatgggccaattgtgtaactctaaggggcatatatggaccaactatgtgactgtaagggcatatttgagctaaagtattaacgaagggcaaatgtgctcaatttcgtatagtacaagggcatatttggacctttttcgtttaatatatatatttataaaatgTAATTTGTTGACTTATATACATAATGTAATTTTTTATATACTCAATGTAATTTCCCGATAAGGTGTTCAGTTGAACATCCTTCACTCTATGTGGCTACGCCACTGGCAGTGGCATACTGTTCGAGACTTGGTGGATAATTTCCCGTCCCTCCACCCTTCTCCACTAAGATACTAAGCTTATGTCTGTGGTAGAGTTCAAACCCGTGACGTACACCTAACCCATACATCACATGTTGTGCTCTTTCTACCAGACCAAATCCTTGGGGGCTAAACCTTTGTCTCCATTATCAAGTTTAACTGTGTTGCTATTTGGTCCAAAAGCTTAGCTTGTTAGAGAGCGGGAATTTTTATTACTGTATTTCTTTTAGGTTTGTCTGTGAAATGTTAGGATATTTGAAGTGTGAGCTTTTAGGTTGTTCAATGCATTAGAAAAAGTTAACACTTCTCAAATGCAAATGAATTGATTTGGCAATTGTCGTTAAGATCAGTTTGAGAAGAAAAGTAAGATGAGTGCTTTGAAATTCTTTGAAAGATAGCTTACTCCTTGGATACAACTGACAAGCTATTAGAACAAATAATATTGAATCGATACTTAACGGGACTCGCTTAAGTAAGACAAATTGCCAACTTAAAACTTAATGGTTAAGGCTAAGGCACATCTACATTGCCACTTGAGTAACTTTTTCAGTGACTGATTTAGCAATTGATACTGTAAGGAAAAATAGTTGTGAGTTTATTCTGTATAATCTGGAATTGAAGGTTTGTGATGTTCAATGAAAGATGCATAAAACTAGTTGGATCAATTCTCAGGGTAAAAGAAGAGGATGCAATGCAATGCATAACACCATTCTCTTGCATGTATTTCCAAAGGATCATCAACATCTTGATATTGCAAAACTTTGAAATTACTTATATTTGGGTTCTCAATTCTATCATTTCTTGGTAAGGGTAACACATAAGTTATCGGCTATGCAAGTTTTAACCTTGTGCAAACTAGTTAATGATTCGATTTGTGGATTAGATGCTTCAATCTTTAGAGATCTTACCACTTCCTTTTCAAATGACTCCTATTTCAAACCATAGAATGTGTTTGCTACATTAGAATGGGAATTTTCTATGGCAAGTTTATTTATTAGTTACAGAGGGCTGAATTTTGGAAGCTGTAGATAACTTGAATGATGATTTTGTTTCTCTTAATATCATATCGCTATTTCTTTCAAGCAGTTGCTGATGTACACAGACATATTCTGCAATCTTAATGATTTGAATTTGATGTATTTACAGGGCATGTCAGGCCTGTGGGAGAGAGGAGATTGAAAGAGGCTGTAATGGCGAGGGACGGATACAAGGAGGGATTGCAACAGTTCCAGGTTTTGGTTGGTGGCCGATAAAGGCTTACAGGCCTTGCCCTGCTTTTGTTGCTTCGGGTGGTAGGTACAGAAGGTTTGGGCAAAGCATGGATGAAGTTGTCTCTGGCTCTGGGAGAGGAGGCAGAGTTAGTTCCGCCGGTCCTGATGCTGAGGTTCAATCAAGGTAGACGTCTAATTGGTCTATTCCCACTCTTTTCATCTTCTTTGCACTTTGCAACTGTCAACTGTGTGGTGATATAGCGAGGAGTTTAACTTGAAATTATTAGTACATACAAGATAGGTGCTGATAGGTAGCAGAGTGATAAATGGGAAGTAATCTTGCATATCATACCAGAAGATTTGAACCAACAACAAATTTCACACAAGCAACCGCAAAACAATCTTTGGGATAAAACACTCTGCTACTGCATTCTACTGATTGTCTAAACTTAGTCTAAATGACAATAAAAACGACAAAAACTACTACTCAATCCCAAGCAAGTTGGGGTCAGCTATATGGCTTCTCACTTTCCATGTCACTCCAATGAAGTTCGTCTCAATCCATTATTATCAAAAACTTAGTTTCTAGTACATTTTGTCATCTACATCAATGCCTTCCACCTTAATCTTGATTAGCCATTGCATATACTCTTGCCTACTTTTCTTTTCCTATATTACTCCGTAGCAGCCAATATTTTCTAGAACATGTTACCCTAAAATGACAAAAGAGATATATATGTGCAGTGAATTagttctcttttttttcctttcccgTAGGACGTTTTTCAGATGTTTTCTTTGTGTCATTTCTAACTACTTCTGCAGTAATGAACTTTCTTTTATTGCAATGAATTTGCCGATGTTATGAATTTAAGTACTTAAGTGAATTTATACAAAGCTAGTAAACTCATAAATTCCGTGTTTCATCTTAAATGAAACTTTGCAGCAAGAAAAAGAACGGATCAAGCAGATCGACGAGCTAACTATGAGAAGCCAATTAAAGTTATCTTTTAAGAGATTGAAGAATGTTGTTGATGTATATTCATCTACTAATTTAGCAGTTTTTGACTGTCTAAAGGCTTCATGTGGAATGATGAAACTTGAATTCTGAGGATTTATACTAGTTCCAAATTGTTAAATGTATATCAGCCATTGTAATCAATATGATCTATATTGTTTTGATTTCACTTATACTAGTACTAGTTTGCAACAGAAAAAATTCTTGTTTCTAATTACCTTGGATCCATCTATTACAGTTTATTTTGGAGAAAACCAAGCGGGTTTGGCTTAAATCTAGATGGTATTACATCACGTTAAGAGCAGAGGCGGACCTAACTGTTACGATGAGGGGTCACCAGACCCTGTAAACTTCGGcagaatcttgtatatatattgaAAATGATTAATTTAAATCACTTGGCTCTCTAACTTTTAGGGGGCACTAGTCGAGCAGAATACTAGTGCTCCCGTCGCGTtaaaatcctgggtccgcctctaGTTAAGAGTGTCTTTAGCGTGCGTATAACCTAATATTAGGTAGTAGATCTACTCTGTTAAGGCTAAATGTTATAATGGGTTATAAAAACAAATGACATTCTCAAGCGTAGAGTAAATACATTATAGGCCATGTTTTGTAACATAAcatatattttgagaaaatgtttTCTTCGTTGAATTCTTCTCCAAGTCGAGTTgtcattaaaagaaaatatttatgcTAAATGATTTTTAAAAAACCTTGTTAGGATCGTAAGTCATTCTTTTACAATTACTCTATACCGCTTATTGTCGCCAACATACAAAATAAATTACCCCCTTTTAGTAAATGTTTAATACTCTCCTAACATTCAATTTGACGTGAAAATAATTGATGTGTTATCTTATACTGGAAGGTAGTACATATTCATTGCATAGTTGAGGTGTGCATCCAATGTTTATACTAACCCAAGGGTAAAAATTTATGGGCATGCGCTGTTTTCTCgcaaatatttttattattaaattataattaattaatatatattctcATTTTATTTTATGACTTAAATCATGATAAATGAAAATACTGAGTTTCAGCACAAACTAGTTAGGACGTCACTATTATAAATAAAtactttttttaatttaattttaaatttcttattaaaaacataaatttctcaaaatttgATGAATAATCAATTTTATCATATAAATTGAACAGATTACTATAAATATACTCTGAACGCGCTACAAATAAAAGAGAGAAAATTAGAAACCCTTCAGAAGTGAAACGAAGCGACATAAAAACCTAGTACAGTGTCTTTCCATCTGCTTCCCAAATTGAGCTAAAATCCACCGCTGCAAAATCTCTGCAACATTTTGAAATTCCAGAACATTCTTAGAAATGGATTCAGAAACTTCGAACAAAATTGAAGAAACAGTTCTGGAAATCCTGAAATCCTGTAACCTGGACGAAGTTACGGAGCTCAAAATCAGAAAAATGGCCTCCGAAAAGATAGGGCTCGAACTATCCGACCCGACCCGAAAGGCATTTGTACGGCAAGTCGTGGAGAAGTTCCTCGCCGAAGAACAAACTAAAGCGGAGGCAaatgaggaggaagaagaagaggaggaggaggaagaggacaATAAAAAGAAAAGCAGTGGCGCCGGTGATAAAGAGTACGATGACGACGGCGATCTCATTGTTTGCCGAGTAAGTTCTCTCAACGGctgtaattattatttttttattatgtgttttgaaaTCCTCTCTCTGTAGCAAAACTAATGAAAATTTTCCAGCTTCTTTTCCAACTTATATGACATAGGTTGAATAAACATAGAGTTTAAGGAAAAAACGAAAACTTTAGATACTTGTGGTCTTAGAAGAATGATGcacttttctttttagtctgtttTAGTAATAATTAAACGTTGAGATATAGCCAAACAAATATTTATAGTTTGTTTTAGATCATACGTTTACAAAAGTTTTTTTCCTTACACTACGTGTCTATTCAAAGTGCATTACATAAAATGGGACTGCGAGAATATAACatttttgtgtggctataaaaactTTCCATTTAATAGTAAAATGATAAGTGTAAAGTTAATTATTTTCAAATGTAGAagtgtgtttttctttcttttggaaTGACTAATAAGGAAGTAATGTCATATAAGTTGTAACATAGGTAGTACTATTTTTGGAATTAAACAGTTTTTTC
The DNA window shown above is from Nicotiana tomentosiformis chromosome 8, ASM39032v3, whole genome shotgun sequence and carries:
- the LOC104121482 gene encoding uncharacterized protein; amino-acid sequence: MSSITTMATGGSSSVFLSVPTPPSQKLPVLLHKQLSFTNNKYWSTLCLSHGNCLLESYPFLCSSSTSSTPLVTEEEKQDDEVKENGSTDNVLESTSVLPPGACQACGREEIERGCNGEGRIQGGIATVPGFGWWPIKAYRPCPAFVASGGRYRRFGQSMDEVVSGSGRGGRVSSAGPDAEVQSSKKKNGSSRSTS
- the LOC104121483 gene encoding RNA polymerase II transcriptional coactivator KELP — its product is MDSETSNKIEETVLEILKSCNLDEVTELKIRKMASEKIGLELSDPTRKAFVRQVVEKFLAEEQTKAEANEEEEEEEEEEEDNKKKSSGAGDKEYDDDGDLIVCRLSHKRRVTITEFRGKTLVSIREYYNKDGKELPTAKGISLTAEQWATFKKNIPAVEKAIKKMESRA